The following nucleotide sequence is from Vanrija pseudolonga chromosome 4, complete sequence.
TCCCATGGCCTTGGGAACGGGGTGCGAatcgcgtcgaggtcgaggtcgccgggGATTCcagtcgccaccgccgccgaaaTGTCCAAAAGCGCTACAGACCAACTAGGCGTGTGAGCTGAGCGCCATTCATTCAACTCACAATCCGTAGATCCTCTCCGCTAGACCCGCCCAGTCATTTGGGATCAAGTCGCGCGGCTCTCGCCTGCGGCGAAGGTTCATGAACACCGTTTCTGGCAGCTTGGTAGCGGAGACGATCTGATCATAGCATGAGGCAATGGCTGACCGGCAGCCCTTTGACGCCATGATAATcgcctggggtgtgagcgggaCGACGCGCGAGCTTCACTCACCTCGGAGTggcggccttgtcgccaGAACCACTCTGTGACTAGTACCGTTGCTCGCATGACGTCAAACAAGGCGAACGGGAGCGCGCGGGCATGCTGTATCCCTTCGTCAATCGCAGCAAGCACGGCCTCCAGGAACGCATCTTCTCGAAGGCGAATGTACTCGTAGGGCGAGGCCCTGCAAGCGACAAGGAACTGAGGGGGCCATATCAGCCTAGCACAGCCGAAGTTGAGACAGCCACAGATCCACTTACCATTGCATTGCGGAGTGACACGTGTGGCTTCTCTTCCGGCACCTGGCTCTTCAAGCGCTCGTAGAACCTCCTGACGTTCATCTCAAGCCCAGTGGAACGCTGGTTGGAGAAGTAGAGGCGGTAGCAGTGTTCCTCTGTCTCGGGGTCCATGTCAGCGAGGTCCGTCGTGCCCTCGTTGGGCAGGTTGAGGAGCCATGAGAAGTCGACCTGGTCCCAGTGGGCTGGGAGGTCctggtcgtcctcgaggttgccgccgagggaaggcaggaacgaggagagcgacgcagcaggcgggggcggaggaaggcggggtgcgcgcggcgggggcggtggcggtaCCGGCTCGTGGCCTGGCGGCGCGGGAAGAGAAGACACCTGTGTCAATCCGGTCTGAGACTGAACGGCGGTCTTGGCCATGCCCTGCGCGATGGGGCAGTCGGCATAATGGGTCGACGTGAGCGGGTCGGATCCGTGACCGTGGGTGTGGGCATGCGGCGTGGTGCAGACGCTCCGTCCTGGCGTTGACGCTGGTAGCGAGGGGGCGGCATGATGCACGGGCTCGggggcgaggaagagcgccgaggagcgcggcgcgtccaACTCCATCGGGGAGaagcccgcgtcgccgctcacTGTCCGCGTGACGCCGctacgccgcggcgcctTCTTGCCTGGATACTCGCATGTCCGCCCGAAGCGGATACAGTTTGTGCAGCGCGGTTTCTGCGCTGAGCATTtctgttgtcgtcgtcagctgggccgccgcgcgcagacTTACAATCTTGCGTTCCTtgcacgccgagcaggcggcgcccCTGATCTTATCAGCggggaaggggggagggagggagggggaaggtGGTGGTCACAGCTTACTTTGGCAGCGGGCGCGCATCGACTAGGCGTCAGCttggcgcggtcgagggcaGACTCACGGATCAGGCGcgggctctggctctgggtcggcggcgtggtcggcgaggcggaggttgccgatgccgaggtgATGTTCGACGAGCCCGGTCTGGGGTCGTCGCCCGGGGGCTGGAACGACATTACCAAgagggtggaggaggaggaggctgggCACGAGCGGTAAGGGATATCTGATTGCGATaagagtgagtgagtgagtagcagtgctcgtcgtcgtgtccgaGGTGTCGTAGGGTGTGATGCAGCAGTgtcccggcgccgagccagcgGTCAGTGGCCGTGGTTGCTCCGTCGGAGGCTCGGAGGCCGaccaacgacgccgagaatTTGgtcccgtcgtcgaggtccgGCGTGACCGGCCTCCGCTTGGCCGTTTGGCGCCTGTCCTGATTTTTGGGCTATTTGCATCACGCTCCGCCCTCGTCTCCTCGCGCCGCAAGGCTCCACCTTATCAACACTCGAGCCGAGCCCATGCGGTCCactgctgcggcgcgtggTGCTGCTTGTCAGCCAGCGAGCAAGCGTCCCGAGGCGAGGATGGGTCCGGTTGGGCTGGCTGCGtacgctcgctcgcccgctcgatGCGGGGCTCGCTTGTGCCCGCCGCGGCAACTGACTATGGACGGTGGACGAGAATAACCAGAGAATATTTAGTGCGCCTTGGCAAGAGCAAGAAGAATCGACTGaccacactcacccaccATGTCGTCTGAGAAGGTTGACCTCGAGCAGGGGGTGCAAACGGTACGCTGGCCGGTAGTTTGGGACGCGCTGACCTGGCAGCAGGATcacgagcgcgtcgatgtCACTGCGCCTGTGGGCGACACTtcggcggagcgcgaggacgagctgcggCACAAGAGCCCGCTGTTCAGATTCCTTGATAAGGCGTTCAGCAATggtgtcgaggcgcgcggaATCGAGGTGGGTGCTAGAGTTCTCCGGCTGCAGCACTGACAACAGCGCGTACCGGAAGACGAGCGCTCGTCGAAGCATGCTATCGGTCTGCTTGTGTTCTGGTGGAGTGTAAACCTCGCCGTGTCGACCGTGCCAGTTGGCGTAAGTGTCGCGTGACCAACGGCACCCAACACCGGCAGCTCACACAACCCAGATGCTCGCGCAAGCCTTTTTCACTCTCACTCTCCGCTCCGCCGTCATCTGCATCGTCGTCTTCaacatcctcggcgcggcgtgcgtgggCTTCATCGCCACGCTCGGCCCGCAGACAGGCATGCGCACCATGGTGATCACGCGGTACAGCGTGGGGTATGTCGGCGCATCGATTTTCAGCATCTTCAACATCCTCACGCAGCTCGGGTAGGTTGCGCAACGCCACGTCTCGTGGTCCTGCTGCTGACGGACCCTAGCTTCTCGTGCACGGCCGTCATTCTTGGCGGACAGACACTCACCAATGTGTCAAACAACAAGCTGCCGCTCGAGGCGagcgtcgtcatcgtcggcgtcttgGCGCTCGTGCTCTGCTTCTTCGGCTACAATGGTGTGTGGGAGCTGTGACTttcgctgaccccagccaTGCACTACTGGGAGCGCTATGCCTGGATCATCATGTTCATCTTCTACTGCTGCATGtacggcctcggcggcaaggccggcTTCCGCCCGCACCTGCAGGACAGCGAGCAGGCGACTGGCAAGGCTTATTCCGGCTCGATGCTCAGCTTTGGCGGCATCATCttcagctcggcggcgggctgggcacccgtcgcggccgacttCAACTCGCGCCTCCCCGTCAACTATCCCAAGTGGAAGGTGTTCACCATGTCGTGGTTCGGCATCATGATCCCGCTCGTGTTTGTCGagacgctcggcgccgtgctcatGACTGTGCCGGAGTACGCTGCTGCCTTTGCTGagggcgacgctggcggcgtcatcAACGCAGTCTTCAAGCCGtggggcggaggcggcaaGTTTATCATGGTCGTCTTCAGTTTCAGCATCATCTCAAACTGCATCCCAAACACATACTCGGCTGCCCTGTCGATCCAGACGTTGATGCCCTTGTTCCAAAAGGTGCCTAGGGCTATTTGGACTGTCCTCGTGTTTGTCATCTACAGTGCGTACAAGATGTCGCCGCAAACAGCATACCGTCGGTGTCCTCGGCGTTCGCTAACCCCGCCACTAGCTGTCGCTGCCATCGCTGGCCGGGAACACTTCAGCACGGTGCTGTCCAACTTCTTGGCCATTCTCGGGTGTAAGTGAAGTTTCGGCTTTGACTCTCGGGCGCCGGCTGACCCTGTCCCAGACTGGATCGCGTTCTTTGTGAGCCCTACCTACCCGGACCACTTA
It contains:
- the fcyB_2 gene encoding Purine-cytosine permease fcyB, with the protein product MSSEKVDLEQGVQTQDHERVDVTAPVGDTSAEREDELRHKSPLFRFLDKAFSNGVEARGIERVPEDERSSKHAIGLLVFWWSVNLAVSTVPVGMLAQAFFTLTLRSAVICIVVFNILGAACVGFIATLGPQTGMRTMVITRYSVGYVGASIFSIFNILTQLGFSCTAVILGGQTLTNVSNNKLPLEASVVIVGVLALVLCFFGYNAMHYWERYAWIIMFIFYCCMYGLGGKAGFRPHLQDSEQATGKAYSGSMLSFGGIIFSSAAGWAPVAADFNSRLPVNYPKWKVFTMSWFGIMIPLVFVETLGAVLMTVPEYAAAFAEGDAGGVINAVFKPWGGGGKFIMVVFSFSIISNCIPNTYSAALSIQTLMPLFQKVPRAIWTVLVFVIYTVAAIAGREHFSTVLSNFLAILGYWIAFFIVVVAEEHFIFRRFVIPGGYDLNVGDTRVRLALTFQAYHDIKRLPIGIAGIFSCAAGAGLAVVSMAQTWYIGPLAATLGEYGGDLGFEMSAITTGVLYPPLRYIEYRMTGR
- the fcyB_2 gene encoding Purine-cytosine permease fcyB; protein product: MSSEKVDLEQGVQTQDHERVDVTAPVGDTSAEREDELRHKSPLFRFLDKAFSNGVEARGIERVPEDERSSKHAIGLLVFWWSVNLAVSTVPVGMLAQAFFTLTLRSAVICIVVFNILGAACVGFIATLGPQTGMRTMVITRYSVGYVGASIFSIFNILTQLGFSCTAVILGGQTLTNVSNNKLPLEASVVIVGVLALVLCFFGYNAMHYWERYAWIIMFIFYCCMYGLGGKAGFRPHLQDSEQATGKAYSGSMLSFGGIIFSSAAGWAPVAADFNSRLPVNYPKWKVFTMSWFGIMIPLVFVETLGAVLMTVPEYAAAFAEGDAGGVINAVFKPWGGGGKFIMVVFSFSIISNCIPNTYSAALSIQTLMPLFQKVPRAIWTVLVFVIYTVAAIAGREHFSTVLSNFLAILGYWIAFFIVVVAEEHFIFRRFVIPGGYDLNAYHDIKRLPIGIAGIFSCAAGAGLAVVSMAQTWYIGPLAATLGEYGGDLGFEMSAITTGVLYPPLRYIEYRMTGR
- the ptaR2 gene encoding Pestheic acid cluster transcriptional regulator 2, with amino-acid sequence MSFQPPGDDPRPGSSNITSASATSASPTTPPTQSQSPRLILDARPLPKGAACSACKERKIKCSAQKPRCTNCIRFGRTCEYPGKKAPRRSGVTRTVSGDAGFSPMELDAPRSSALFLAPEPVHHAAPSLPASTPGRSVCTTPHAHTHGHGSDPLTSTHYADCPIAQGMAKTAVQSQTGLTQVSSLPAPPGHEPVPPPPPPRAPRLPPPPPAASLSSFLPSLGGNLEDDQDLPAHWDQVDFSWLLNLPNEGTTDLADMDPETEEHCYRLYFSNQRSTGLEMNVRRFYERLKSQVPEEKPHVSLRNAMFLVACRASPYEYIRLREDAFLEAVLAAIDEGIQHARALPFALFDVMRATVLVTEWFWRQGRHSEAIIMASKGCRSAIASCYDQIVSATKLPETVFMNLRRRREPRDLIPNDWAGLAERIYGFWSVALLDISAAVATGIPGDLDLDAIRTPFPRPWDTYGAADPPADQFLWDLFDPTFVPPEHEADLARLAKATALLHYAVFKVHAHANNPNSWPNVKRTPFSQAVGVTQARQLIEAAIQRFVQHLPAECKTTTTNEEGQTAISSRAATLNILILAAKMFLYDSNSYDTPNPKALYYARQCVDIIRLLDQNQLPSLGVTIHIMWMLVGKILTREVKRLRRDGEDLAIPALESDIEVILAAMRKIGETSILVLLEAEKLELMRQGPPSDIDPTDFALRDAELMDVAEPHATPATSAGVSATPR